The nucleotide window ttcctgtaattctttaagggatttttgtgtttcctctttaagggcttctacctgtttacctgtattctcctgtatttcttaaagttctctatcattaTAATGAGATATGGttttaaatccagatcttgcttttccaatgtgttggggtatctaagacttgctgtggtgagagaactggttTCTaaagatgccaagtggccttggtttctattgcttaggttcttctgcttgcctcttgccatctggttatctctggtgttagttggttttgctgtctctaactaaagcttgtccctcctgtctGCCTGTAAGCCTGTGGTCTTAGGAGTAAGggaactcctgggaaaccagctctctcCAAGGCAGGATATGGCTAATAAGAGCTGTGGCATAGCCTTAGCTCTGGGGTGCAAATgaagaccagaaggatcctgtccctggatGCACCAAGGTTCCTGTGCCTGTTGTGTTCCTTGGGAGTCCTTCTTTGGATAGTTATTAGAGCTAAAGTGGTGGTCtaacctgtgggcttaggagtgagagcactcctggaagaccagctctctcagggctGAGACTCAGGATTTTGAATGTACCCTTCTCTATTATGTATTGTCACCACAGAGTATGAAGGAATGGGGCAATGAGGGTGGCTCCAAGCATGTTTTATTACATCCCTTAGAGGAAATGTTGAGAGGAGTTTGGGAAAAATGAGGTGGGGGTTGTGATCAAGTGTGTCTGTCTAGGACTCAGATGTGGTGAGCAAGGTTCCTCCCTACACTCTTTGTGCCAATTATGTCATCCTGTTGTGTCATATGAGGAAGGGCATGCATAACCCGAGTTTCTAAATATGGTAAACCTTGAAGAGTTCTTCAAAGAGAATACTGAATAATGTCATCACAGGTTATTTAGCATCCACCCAGTGTTATAAAGTAATAAAACTATCTACAGAGGATTTTTACTTTCAGTTTCTAAAACCTTTATCCCCAAACATGTAGAATAAATTGGCAAACAACTTCATTTCTTATACTGCTGTAGTTTCCCCATGCCCACTctcatttttatgtttattattatcatcatcatcatcatcatcatcatcatcatcatcatcattattaaaaCTTTTTGAAATACGGTTTCTGTGGGTACCAATCCTTGCCTGTGATGGAACTGATggtatagaccaggctagtcttgaactcacagatatctgcctacctctgcccccacccctaccccccacccccaccctccaccacCCAGTCCTGGGATTAGGGATGTATTCCACCAGGtccagtgttttatttttttaaaagaggggaTTGCATGTGGCacaggttgacctggaactcactctgtagtccaggttaACACAATACTGAGTAATGAGGGAGTAAAACAGTTATTTTATGAATGCTTCTTTATTGACAGCTGCCTCTGCTTACAAAGAGAGGAATCAGGTTACTTTAGAATTTGCTGCTTAGAAGTAGGACAGCTCATCATTCTTGGTTTTGTTAGTCTGGTAATCACTAAGTTCCAAATTATCTTCTCCAGAGAGTCCTCTGAAGACTTTTATGTGGAGGAAACAACCACCCCCTACATCCATCtgaaaaacataaaagaagaaaagaagagagagagagagagagagagagagagagagagagagatcacatggATCTCAATTGAATGTCAAATCTTCATTCTTGTCAAGAGGAGATGTGCCAAGCTCTCCAGAAACATCACTTCTGGCCCAAGGCAGCACCGATGAACTGAAGTCCCATCAACCCTTACTTTAGTAGAGAGCAGCTGATAGGATGGCAGAAAACATATTTCCtagattatttttaataacttttgataaagattttgttcaattttttgtatcagtgttttgcctgcgtgtatttAAGTGCAGCACATGTATGCAGTACCTGAAGATGTCAGAAAGACTGTTAACTCCACTTGAACTGGACTCAGATGTTttgagaactgccatgtgggtgctgagacccaAACCCAGGATCTCTACCAAGAACATCCGGTGCTCCTACCCACTTATCCATTTCTCCATCTGAATTTCACTTTTATACCTTCAATTAAAATCTTAGAACAGATCACATTCCTGAGTTACATTTCATTTTCACGGTACCTACAGGAAGAGCAGACAGCAGCCTGTGCTTTTTGGTGATTCTTTTTCCTGACttcaaaattggaaaaaaaattaccACAAAGTTTGATAAGGGAAAAAATCTCAGATTTGATTTATAAAATATGAACTATATGGTGCCCATATCTTTGCTGTATTATAGCATACTTTGTGAATGCCCACCAGGGCATTCCTttggaaagttaaaaaaaaaaaaaagaatcctaggAACCATCTGAGCAACACACacaatggttttgtttgtttgtttgtttgcttggttggttgatttgggttgggttggtttgggtttttggcATGAGTCTGGGACCTAAAATAACAAGATTAACAATTGCCACTTTGTTCTTTATTAAATAACAAAAGTTTGATGTAGCACAGTTGACATTGTACTCTGATATCCCTCCCttccttaatttaaaaatgcTACTAACCAATGTATTACATTATATACGGCGCTATgggtgcttctctctctctctctctctctctctctctctctctctttctctctctctctctctctgtgtgtgtgtgtgtgtgtgtgtgtgtgtgtgtgtgtgtgtgtgtgtgtttgtgagatcATTGACTTCTGAACATAGAGCTGAAGAAAATTTTCTGTATTCACAGGTAAAACAAGATCACTATCCTGTCATCCAATGGATTTGGGGATCTTCCACTTGCAAGTGTCTTAATTAAAGACCAGTGGTAGAAATGGAGCTACAGTTGCAGCAACCAGAAACAATCACATCCCTGCTTGAGGGAGGTCTGTGTCTAACCTTAATGAAGTAATTTTGTCCAGCAACGACTTGAGATTTATACTCAATGGCTttgaatttttcatattttgCATTGATTTTCTCTTCAAGCAATGCTCTGACcttataaggaaaaaaataaaagataatgttAAGGCGGTGTTGTCTCAGTTTATCTGAGTCATAAATCTGGAAACCTTATCCTCCTGAGAATCCTCAGTGATGCTGATGAGCCTGGGCTGGCTGCTCAAGCCTCTAGcctctaatcccagaacttggaagactgaggcaggagaatgttaGTCAAGAGCAGCTtgagctacatagaaagttccaggctagTTGGGGCTACCTATTGCATCTtgcctcacaaaacaaaacacacacacacacacacacacacacacacacacacacacacacacacacacacagaggctcaaaatgaaaataaagcaaaaaaaccaTATAGTCATAATTTGCAATTGGTTCTCCAATAGATACATGTAAATTTGATCAATAAATTCAAAGTAAACGACACATAGTGGAGATATGTTAATATCAGGTCTCAttctgcttctctggagctgcAAGAGCACAATTCTAAATTAATTTAGTTACTGAAGATGTAGTCTACAAATGGTATAATTATCAAGATAAGCCATTCCAGTAGCTTCCTAACTTAAAAATTATATGACcaaactttattttatatatgtatgaaatcctcaaagatCTAATGAGAATATCATATTCAAAAGTTACCCTAGCCAGGCAGGATGACACGTTTCTGTATTCCAAGGTACTTGGGAGGCTAGAAGCAAAAGGATTATTTAAACATGTGAGGTTTGGACCACTCTGAGAAATCATTAAACCCCCTtggcaaaattacatttattctaGATAACCAGATGACTGttaaaaaatcatgaaaatgtgCTGTAATCTTTTATTACAAATAACTGTTTTTCACAATACATCCCTCTAAAGTCCTGGTTCCTGAAACATTTCAGGGCGATTTTTATTTCAGCCAATGTGAATATCAACTATGATTCATCTCtgtatatttgttttttaaaaaattttatgaaCATTATTTTTGTTAGTCATTTTAGCTCTTTCTTCTTATAGGGAAAATGGATGTCTTCTCCCTGGCATTTTATTTTAAGGCCCTAGGTCCCCTAAGCCTTCTAGGATGACAGATATATCTGGTCCTACAGAAAAGTAAGTCATGGGTAGGAGGATAAACACTTCCAGAGACCTTAGAAGAAATGTGGACACATACACCTGTCTAACCCTCTTCAGTCAGACTTGCATTTTGTCTAGAACAACAAGTGACTCGTGTGCACATCTGAAGTTGAGAACACCAACTTGATGTGAGGATTCTAATGAAGAGTTAATGATTAGAtagtcctcaaaaataaaatgctccaaaatatttattgaaataaacCTATTGGGTGAGAACTATTTACCTTTAAATATTTAGTCACTGAATTTTAGGCCTGTGATCCCTCTAGGATGTTCAATGCCCCAAGCATGAAGACTTCCATCTAATCTACTCACTTAGAAGCTGATGGTACCTACCAtaatgacacatgcctgtaatcccagaacgtGAGAAGTTGAAGCACCAGGAGTgcctggagtttgaggctagcctgaatAACTTAAATGCTAGACCATCTAGCAGACCAAGtctcaaagaaacacacaaactgacaaataaacaaaaacaaatacaaaacaaaaagaacccaaaCTGTCCTGTCCTCCAGGATGATTACTTTCAAGGCCAAAACTATGTGATGTAAGAAAATAGGCGACAGATTTCAAACCTACCTCCATAAATTTGTAGGCATTTCACCTTTGTAAAACAGGTAACATGATACATCATTTTATATAGTTTTTACATAGTTAAGCAAGATGTACGAACTTGAGCTGTATTTTTACTGTCATGGTTGGGTGGTCATAGCATCCTGGAATCAGCTTCAGAGATCTTTAACAACCTTAGGTGCCATCAcacatcatcataaaatgttaaGATTGGAGAATTCTATCAGTAATTAGAGCTCCTGGGATCAGATATTTGAGGTGTAGGGACGATCCAGCATGAATTTATCTTCAACTCCTAGGAAACTGAGGCTGCAGTGGGAGTGTGGCTTGGTCGATTTTACACTTGGGGTGTTAAAAATTCTCTGAAATGCTTAATATCCTGCTTTTAGCTGTGTAAACTTCTGAGCAAAACCCATGTGTGTCTGGTTGCTATCATTTCCCACACTCGGAACAAGGGGCCAAATTATGAATCAAATTTTGGAAGTTTGGTTTGGGATCAAGTTTTTTCCTGAAGTACATTGACTCACTTTGTCAGCAAGGTAGATTTCTGGTGTGGCAGGTCTAGCCCCTGACAAGCCTCCGGGCATCATGATGATGAGTTGCTCCTTTGCTGGGCAGGACACTGAGAAGGAATGATCCGGCAAGCACTGAGAGTCAGGGTTTGAAAGGTATGTGTAAACTCCTCCTCTAATGTATCATCTCCACAGTATCAGAGGAACTGGGGAAATGAGTGTGGCCTCAGGCAAGTCTTACAGCATCCCTGAGAGGAAATACTGAGTGGAGTTGGGGGGAAATGTGGTGGGGGACATGAGCAAGTGTGTGTCATAATGTCATCCTGTTGTGTCATCTGAGGAAAGACATGTATAATCAGATTTCCTAAAAATGTTAAACCTTGAAGTGTTCCTTAAGGAGAATACTTAATAATGTCAAGGCTGGTTGCTTAGGATCCACCCAACTTTATAAAGATAACAAAACTGTCTACAGTGGATTTTTACTTGTAGTTTCAAAAACATTTAACTGCAAATATTTAGAAGCAAATGGCAAACATCTTCATTTCTTCTGCTGCTCTTCATTctcttgttttatgtttttatttagttttgttttagacTTGGTTTCTCTGGGAAACACCGTGTGGATATCTTGGAATTCACACTCTCTCCACACTGGctgcaaactcacagagatcaccctgcctctgcctcagtgtTTGGATTAATGACATCCACCACTATACTCACTGATTACAGTTTTAGAAGGTACTTCATGTAGCCGAgggtatcctggaacttactataaaCCTTAAGGAGGCATCTCCTGCCTCCGCCTgcagagggctgggattacaggcataacCTAGAATGTCTGATCTTTCTGACTTTGCTTCGGAAGTGTTGGGTTTGCAGGCAAATAGGTAACTTACCAGGTATTTTCCCAACCATGTCAAAGGAAAGGCCACACTTTAGAAGACTTGCTATGTGTCAAAGGCGAAGTGCTAAGGATACCAGGGAATAGGGCACAGCAAAGTGACAGAAGTTTACTACTCAGCTATGCCTGCCTACTGGGGTGATTCCTCAAGAGAGATAGGCCTGGATACATGTCAGTTCTGAGTGACAGACCAACGATATCTGTTATTTTATTGTGCTCGTCTGTATTTaaacaattataaaaattaagataaaagtGAAATAGacatctaaaaacaaacaaaatccttctTACTAGGGTACTGACACTGTTGTAAAGACAAAGAAAGATACCTTTGTTAAATTACCTTTCTTTGCAGATTTTCTGGAAGTTTTGAAAAACATGAGAATGTTAAGATTCATCTTTAATGCTATGTGTCAAGTAACAAAGCCGTACTCGGTCAGTTTTGTAGATTCCTGTGAAGTTTGACTTACAGAAAAAAGATGCCTTCTAAAAGGAAGgcaagcagggttggggatttagctcagcggtagagcacttgcctagcaagcgcaaggccctgggttcagtccccagctccgaaaagaaaaaaaaaaaggaaggcaagCAAACTTGGCTGAGGGTCCACTGACTGTTGGTATGTTCTGATGCTTTGGAGAAGAAGGAAACAAACCCATGTGCCCTGAATGATGCAGACACATTGCACGCTTCCTTTTCTGCTCTGTGCTTTCCCCTATACAACCTCTTTGTACCCTATGAGTTTACCAAGATGGATCTTTGCAGATGACAGCCCCCCTCTGCTGTCATGTCCCCAAGCAGTGCTCCTTGAGTAAACCCTGGACTCCTCCCTACCAGCTGTCATCTCATGAACATTGACCTTTAAGCACTGAGAGACCAGGACTTCGGTAACCATTGGAactttggctcatgatttcaggGTACTTTTGTCAAGGTGGAGAAGGCATGGTGATAGGTGGGAGGCAACTGATCTCATGAGTCTGGTgtcaggagggagagaaggacaaGTGCTGTCTCTCAgctcattttctcattttgtttcagCCTATGGCCATGGTATGATGTCAACTACATATAAAATGGGTCTTCAAAACGTAATGACCCAATATTGATTGTGTTTCAATGAGGTAGAGATTTGTATCCAAAGACTTTCTAACTGTATCACACCAAGGTGTCGGGATTAATAATCATGAAGGTCAACCAGAGTTCATATAAATGAATACACCGGAGACAGATCTTGCTACTATAAGGCAAAGGCTTTACTTGAACTCCCCATGTACAACATCTTGAttttgaactcaagatcctcttGAATCTGCCTCTCAATTACTGAACTAATAAGCATGTGCATTTGTACCCAGTGCTAACATCTGCCAATTTTAAATGATTTGTTCTAATAAATTTCGTCTCCTGATGATGAGGCTCCGTAAATATCACAGTAAGTTTGAAGacgtagctcagtgatagagctctTTGCCAAGCTTGCTGAAGACATTAGCTTCAATCCCTAGTGCCACCAAGAAAAACATATTCTTTCTCAAGGCAGATCATGGAAAATTTCTCTTGAAGACAGCCATAAAACTGAAACATCTTGTTCAAAACTTCCCTGTCCTTTCATGTAGGCCTTGTCCCTGAGCAGGTGGCTTGACATGCCTTACCTAGTAGTTGTAGTAGTTCATTCTAAGAGGGGTCCTGCCCAGTACCATAGAGATGGACCTCCTCACGCATAGACCTAGCATCTAAACAGAGCAGCCTTGCTGTTTCTCATACCCAGTCTTTCACCAGTAGGCCATAAAACCTCCTTCTCCTGTCACATCTACTGTTCACTGTCCATTTTAGGTCATATAAATATTAAAGATGAACAGGTGTTCTTGGGTATTTAGGACTGAATTTCCAAAGTATCCTATTATTAAAAACTTACA belongs to Rattus norvegicus strain BN/NHsdMcwi chromosome 11, GRCr8, whole genome shotgun sequence and includes:
- the Cstdc4 gene encoding stefin-3; this encodes MMPGGLSGARPATPEIYLADKVRALLEEKINAKYEKFKAIEYKSQVVAGQNYFIKMDVGGGCFLHIKVFRGLSGEDNLELSDYQTNKTKNDELSYF